A segment of the Pseudoalteromonas piscicida genome:
CAGAATATCCACACGCACCATGTCTGATGCTTCAAAACGCTTGAAGTTGTAATCTAGTGATGCAAAACCACGGCTGGTAGACTTCAACTTATCAAAGAAATCCATCACCACTTCCGACATAGGCAATTCATAGGTTAACGCAACTTGCTTACCGTGATAGGTCATCTTGGTCTGCATACCACGCTTTTCAACACACAGCGTGATCACGTTTCCTAAATATTCTTGCGGAACGAGAATATTTGCTTCAACGATTGGTTCACGAATTTCAATAATGTCGTTTACCGGTGGTAAATCCGATGGGTTATCGATTTTCACCACACCGTGCTTAGTTTCTACTTCATAGATTACCGTTGGAGCTGTGGTGATCAGATCCATGTCGTATTCGCGTTCAAGGCGCTCTTGAATGATCTCCATGTGGAGCATACCAAGGAAGCCACAACGGAAACCAAAACCTAGTGCTGTTGAGTTCTCAGGCTCGAAGAATAGTGATGCATCGTTGAGACTCAATTTATTAAGCGCATCGCGGAAGTTTTCGTAGTCATCGGATGAAATTGGGAACATTCCCGCGTATACCTGAGGCTTCACCTTTTGGAAACCAGGCAAACGGTCTGTTGCAGAATCACGAGCCATGGTAATGGTATCACCAACTGGTGCTCCATGGATGTCTTTGATACCTGCGATAACAAAACCTACTTCACCCGTTCTCAACACCCCGGTATTAGTCTGCTTCGGTGTAAAGATACCAACCTTATCTACTTGGTGAGCTTGCTCAGTAGACATGATCTTGATCTTCTCGCCCGCTCTTAATTCACCGTTTTTAATACGTACCAATGACACTACGCCTTGGTACGGGTCAAACCATGAATCGATAATCAGTGCCTGTAGTGGCGCATTTGGCTCACCTTCTGGTGGCGGAATATCACGTACGATCACTTCGAGCACTTCATCAATGCCGATACCCGTTTTCGCACTACAACGAACCGCTTCTAATGCTTCAATACCAACGATATCTTCAATTTCTTCGGCTACGCGAAGTGGATCAGCCTGTGGTAAGTCAATTTTGTTCAGAACCGGAATAACTTCCAAGTCCATCTCAAGTGCAGTGTAACAGTTCGCTAGTGTTTGTGCTTCTACACCTTGACCCGCGTCAACAACCAATAACGCACCTTCACAAGCGGCTAGAGAGCGCGAAACTTCATAAGTGAAGTCAACGTGTCCCGGTGTATCGATAAAGTTTAGCTGGTAGGTTTCACCATCTTTTGCTTGATAGTTAAGCGTTACACTCTGTGCTTTGATGGTAATACCGCGCTCACGTTCGATGTCCATCGAATCCAGTACCTGCTGCTGCATTTCGCGGTCTGTTAAACCTCCACAAACTTGGATTAAGCGGTCTGATAGCGTCGATTTTCCATGGTCAATGTGGGCAATAATAGAAAAGTTACGGATATGCTTCATATACTGGATTCAATACTTCTGTTAGTCACAAATAGAGATTAAGGCCTCGATTTTACATTTTATTTAGTACAATCACCATCTATTTGCGTTATTGGTAGGCTAATTGGGTAAATTTTTATCACTTTTACCTGATGTTTGAGTTTATCCCCTTGGACTCTGGCGAAAAATAAACCGAGTGCAGCACTCGTAAATGCAATAAGTATCTGCAAAGGTTCATTGAGACCAAGTACGAGGGCCGCGATAAACATGCCGGCAAAAGCAAAAAGCAATGGCATCATGTAAACATAAAACGCATGTTTCACCACATTAGTGTCGTCTAATGCCAACTTAATTTTTTGGCCAATTTCGACAGATTCCGTCAAATCTACAGGGAATTGTTTTTTGTGGGTGCCAAAGAGTTTGGCAAATACTTGGGAGCCGCATTTGCCGTTACAGCCTTCACAAGCGGGTTTTGGCTGTGCTTCTAAGTAGACAGTTGCGCCTTTTATGGCGGCAACTGTCAGAGTTTGTTCTATCATAAAGGTCTTTTCACAGACTCAGCGATTGCTTTTGCGGTCATTGCTGGAATATTTCCAACTACGGATACGTCAAAGGCACCAGTGTTGTGTACGTACACCGTTGTCGCACCTGACGAAAGCGCTCCACTTGGGCGCTGGCCCGGTAAAGGACGTTGTACAAATACCGAAATATCGACAAGGCCGTCGGAAAACAAGTAGTAGTCTGCCAGCTCATTGTTTAAATCTAACTTATGTCTGTCAGATTTTAGCAGCTCAAAGCCCTGAGGTAACCAACCAATTTGCCAATTGTTTTTCGTGCCATTCTCAAGTGTCTTCAACAATCCAGATACGGCTTCAGGAAACTGCTTTTGGGAAAGTTCTAACAATTGCTCGGCTGGGGTTTCAGTCACGCTGATATGGGTAAGCTGAAGCTGTTCTAACAACTCGCCTTGTTGGTTTACGTAAGCGGATTTTAGCAACAGAGATGACTCGGTATCGATCCACAACCAATAGTTGTATTTAGCGTCGTCCTTTGCTTCTAATCTGACAAGCTGAGCAGGTCTGTCAACAATCCGACCTTTACCACCTAAGACAAAATCATAACTTTCTTTGAGGCTGTCGATATTTTTGAATAAAACTTCGGGAATAGGGCCTGCTATCGAATCTGTTTGGATGGTGTAAGGCTCAGACTTTGGTTCAAAATAAGTCACTTTGTCACCAATGCGGATCATTTCAAGTCCAGCACCATTGAGCAAACTTAAAAGCTCAAATTCAGTCCCATCTTGGTTACCATGAAGCCAACGGTAAGGCTCCATAGATTTTCCTTTCACCACGACAAACGATGCATCAAAGTTTCTATGATGCACCGCTTCGGCCATGTCTTTTAGCAGTTGTTTGGCTGATACGCTTTCATTTGCCCACAGCCAACTAGAGAAAAATACACTTACTACAACTAACAGTGCTCTCATTTATTGCTCTTTTTCCTCTTGCTTTTCAGCTGTGTTGTTTTCACCAGATTGCTGCAGCGCATATGCCATGCGAGACTGCCTTTGATGCTCTAGCACCAATGCACCAATGCGTTGTTGCTGTAACTCTCTAATGCCTTTAGCCGCTGATTCAAGCGCAGGCTCAGTTGATAAGCTCACAGGAGAAACGCCTCCAGCAAAAGGAGTAGATTGCAACTGTAACGCATCGCCCGCAGGTAAAGTCGTGTCAGTGCTTAGCGTATTAACCCCAAGCACAGCAAACAATGACACACTTGCCGCGATAGCTACTTGTGCAAACGGCTTACGCCATGCACTTAGCTCAATCACATTGCTCTTTGGCGTCGTTTCTTTCACTTGCTCAACGGCCGGCTCACTATACGTTTGCTCTTGTTCAAGTGCCGCTGCAAAGCTGCTGGTGATATCAATGCAAGGTGTGTCTTGCTTTTGACTACGCATTACATCACCAATCAAGGCATACCGAGCAAACTTTTGTTCGTCTAAACGAACATCAGTTTCAGCGTTGAGTGACAGATCACCGTCAAAAATTTGCGATGTCGTTAAATCTTCTGTCACTTGTTTTTCAGCTTGTGCCATATTAAGACTCACCTATTAATGGGTTCAAATTGTTATCTATCGCTTCCCTTGCGCGAAAAATTCTCGAACGAACTGTACCTACAGGACAATCCATAATGACAGCTATTTCCTCGTAGCTCATGCCTTCAATTTCACGCAAAGTAATTGCGGTTTTTAAATCGTCAGGCAAGCGCTCGATAGTTTTGAAAATCACTGCTTTCACTTCGTCGCTTAACAATAGATTTTCCGGTGAAGCGTTCGATCTTAATTGGTCTGCACCATCATAAAACTCAGCTTCTTCCGCATCTACGTCGTTTGCTGGCGGCTTTCGACCAAGCGCCACCAAATAATTTTTTGAACAGTTAACCGCGATTCTATACAACCAAGTATAAAATGCGCTCTCGCCCCTAAAGTTAGGCAACGCTCGATAAGCTTTAATGAACGTTTCCTGTGCCACATCTGCCACATCGCCTTGATTCGCTACATAACGAGAAATTAGCGCTGCGACTTTATTTTGATACTTGGCAACTAACAGGTTGAATGCGTTTTTATCTCCCTGTTGAACGCGTTTAACTATATCTAGATCTAAATCCTGCTCGCTCATTCGAGCCGGTACTCCTCTTTTTGCTTTTCTAAATCGTATCTAGTTGCCATCATTCACAGCTACTCTGACTTAGTACTGAATAAAAAGTTCTGTTTTTTTGTATTTTTTTTTAAAATAAACGAATTCATCCATCTTTGCGTACTAGTTCTTGGCTGCTTTTTCGCATTATTCCATTAGCAGTCACACAAAATGTTCTAAATGATTCTCATTAAACGGAACAAACTCTCTGCCTTCTATGATAGCAGATGTGGTATAAATAGCAGAATTAAACGCAAAAACAGTAAAGATCTTCGAATATGAAAAATACGACTCACCACAATACTGATGTAGTCATTATTGGTAGTGGCGCTGCTGGACTCTCTCTTGCGCTTTCTTTGGCAAACCACTGTAAGGTTACCGTGATAAGCAAAGGGGCGTTAAAAGAAGGCTCCACACTTTATGCTCAAGGTGGCATTGCCGCAGTATTCGATAAGAAAAATGACAGTATTGAATCACATGTCGAAGACACACTTGCGGCAGGCGCTGGTTTGTGTGACCGCGATGCGGTGCACTACACCGCATCAAATGCAAAAAATTGCTTGAAGTGGCTGATTGAACAAGGCGTACCATTTGATATGGAAGTGGATAGCAAAGGGAAAGAGCGCTTTCATTTAACCCGCGAAGGTGGGCATTCACATCGTCGTATATTGCACGCAGCTGATGCAACGGGTAAAGCCGTTCAAACCACATTAATTAGCCAAGTGCAGTTACACCCAAAAATTAATATACTTGAGCAATACAACGCCATCGATCTCATCAAAGATAAACATGGCGACTCAAGCGATATCAAAGGCGTTTACGTCTATAATCGCAAAGCGGATAGAGTTGAGAGCATCTCGGCTAAGTTTGTCGCTTTAGCGACGGGTGGCGCAAGTAAAGTTTACTTGTATACCTCAAATCCAGATGTTTCTTCGGGTGACGGCATCGCAATGGCGTGGCGTGCGGGTTGTCGTGTGGCCAACATGGAGTTTAACCAATTTCATCCAACCAGCTTATACCACCCTGAGCTACAAAACTTTTTAATCACCGAAGCCATGCGCGGTGAAGGCGCGCTGCTTAAACGTCCTGACGGCACACGTTTTATGCCTGACTTCGATGAGCGCGAAGAACTCGCCCCTCGCGATGTGGTCGCCCGTGCCATTGATTATGAGATGAAACGATTGGGCGCAAATTGCGTCTATCTTGATATCTCACATAAAGACAAAGAGTTCATCATAGAGCACTTCCCTACGATTTATGCTAAGTGCTTAAGTGTTGGTTTAGATATCACCAAAGAGCCAATCCCCGTAGTGCCAGCGGCGCATTATACTTGCGGTGGTGTTATGACTGACTTTAACGGTCGTACTGACATCGACAATTTATATGCAATCGGCGAAGTGGCTTACACAGGTCTACACGGCGCAAACCGCATGGCGAGTAACTCGTTGTTAGAATGCATTGTGTTTGCCCACGCTGCCGCAAAAGATATTTTAGCTAAAATCGATAATCGTCCTGAGCCATCTAAGTTACCAGATTGGGACGAAAGCCGTGTCAGCGACTCGGACGAAGAAGTAGTGATTACCCACAACTGGCACGAACTTAGATTGTTTATGTGGGATTATGTTGGCATTGTTCGCTCAACTAAACGGTTAGAACGTGCGCTACGCCGCGTTGAGTTATTACAGCAAGAGATCCATGATTATTACGCCAACTTCAGAGTGAGTAACAACCTGCTTGAATTACGTAACTTAGTACAAGTAGCTGAACTGATTATTCGCAGCGCGTTAGAACGTAAAGAAAGTCGTGGACTGCACTATACCATTGACTTCCCAGACATGGCTGAAAACTCCACACCGACCGTTTTGTCACCGACAAAATAATAATATTTGCATGTAGAGCATGTGCTGATTTTTATCGCCATGCTCTGGTCGCTGTTTCTAATTGGCTTGCAGCGCAGTGCGACAGAGTAAACGCCAGTCCGCTTCTGGTATTGCCTGTCGAGTCAAAAATATCTGCTGCTTAGCTTGGTTCGCATCCATGATTTTTAGCGCTATTTGACTATCAAACCATATGGTCGCACCAATAAGCTGCCCTTTGCAATTTATCGTTTGCGACTGTATTTCAATGAAGTTTTCTTTTGGGAGCATGAGTACAGTACCCGCTTTTGGCGTACGAGATAGAACAGTTTGCCAACTGCAATAACCCGTCACGGCAAACACGATTGCCACTAACCACCACAGCGTAGGAAACAGCAGAAACAGGATAAAAGCGAGGCAAGAAAAAAGAACCACAAAGAAGGCGTGGTTCTGAAGATTGTGTTGAAAGTCGATTCTACACGCGGATCCGATCAAGGATTAACTTAACCATGCGTTTTAGCTCTGGATCTGGACATTCTTCATGACCCATAAACCAAGCGAATAAATCTGGATCCTCACAGGTAACTAGACGCTGAAACACGTACTTACCTTCGTCGGATAGCGCGTCATAAGCCTGCTCAACAAACGGCTCCAAAATAACGTCCAGCTCTAACATGCCACGACGGCAAGCCCATTTAACTCGAGCTTTAGGCAGTAACTCAACCATAAACTGATTAACCCCTCATAAACTATTGAGAAAATTATACCCACTGTGCAGAACATATGCCATAAAACTTATAGAAATGGCACATTGAAATCGTCCGTCCCTATCTCCACTTATGATTTTACGGTAACATTACGAAAACACTTTAATAGGGATCAATATTATGTCAATTGCTCGTGCTTATGCGCTTCCGTTCAAGGTTATTCGCATTTCAGGACAAGATAAACTTAGCTATTTGCACGGTCAGGTTACTCAAGACATTAACCTTATCAAAGAAGATAATTTTATGTGGTCTGGGCATTGTAGCCCTAAAGGCAAGCTTTGGTCTGTGTCGCGCTTAACTCGCTATCAAGACGACTACTTAATGCTTGCTGGTGTAGCCGAAGCTGAAGCATCACTTCGTGAGCTAAAAAAGTACGGCGTTTTTGCCAAAGTTGACATTGATTTTGCTGACTGCGAAGTCTTTGGCTTAATGACTCAGGACAGTAAAGCGCTTGCTACTGCCTTTGGCGTTGAGCTTTCGTCTGACGCAAGTGCTGTGGATGTTGCCAACGGCAAGCTGCTAAAACTCGCAGACGAGCGCTTTGTTTTCATCGCGTTCGAAGGCGCAAGTTTACCCGCGGACGTGGAACAACAAAGCAATCCAGCACCGTTTATTGCGGCCAGCATTTTAGCAGGAGAGCCAAGCCTTGATGCAGATCACGTGGACGAATTTGTACCACAAATGGTTAACCTTCAAGCCCTTAACGGGATCAGCTTTAAGAAAGGTTGCTATACTGGTCAAGAAACCGTAGCTCGTATGCGCTATCTTGGTAAAAACAAACGTGCCATGTACATAGTGACAGGCAATGCTGCAGAGCGCATCGAAGAGGCAGACATTGAGCTGCAGATTGAAGACAACTGGCGTCGTGGTGGCAAGGTTATTCAACAAACCTTTGATGCTCACAGCGGCCGTTATTATGCGCTGGCTGTGATGCCAAATGACACACCACAAGACGCGGTGCTAAGAGCAAAAAATTCACCAGAGGTGAGTCTTACTATTCAACCTCTACCTTATTCTTTAGAAGACAACTAACGGGATCTTATATGATTATTGGCCCTAACTCGGTAGTGACAATCCACTACTCAGTTCAAGACAAAGACAACAACACGATTGATAGCACATTTGATGATGAGCCTGTGATAGCGATGCTTGGCTCAGGCTATCTGATCCCAGGTCTTGATGATGCCCTACAAGGCAAACAAGCTGGTGACACTTTCAGTGTGACCATCGAGCCACAAGAAGGCTATGGTGAACGCTTTGACGAACTGACTCAGGCGGTTCCTAAATCAATGTTTGAAGATATGGAAATCGAAGTGGGTATGCAATTTAGAGCGACCACCGACGAAGGCGACCAAATCGTTGTGATCATTGGTATCGAAGACGAAGAAGTCATCGTTGACGCGAACCACCCGCTTTCTGGGATCACGCTGAACTTTGACGTTGAAGTGCTTGAAGTACGTGAAGCTACAGCTGAAGAAGTTGCCCACGGGCATGTTCATGGCGAAGGCGGTTGTGGTCACGACCACTAAGATTAGTCAAGTTACTAATAGAAAGCGCTGATCATTCAGCGCTTTTTTCTTGTTTAAGTTTACTTTCCATTGCCGTAACCAAGTTGGCTTGGTCATTAGTTCCTAAGCGATATTTAGTGCCGTCCTTCATCACCACTTCGAGTGCCTTGAATCCAGCAACTGTGTATACCCAACCGTCTGTACTGATCCGCATGCCAATGCCATGACGTAGAGAATTAGTCACGGGTTGAACATAATCGATATCGTCAAACTTTAAGGTCATTTTGGCGACCGACGGTCCAAACCACCAGCTTAACGTTTGTTGCTCTTGGTTCACTTGAATGGTTAAACCGTAAAAAATAAACGCAACAAGCGCGAGGATCACCAAAAAGCTGACAAAGGCGAAATTGCTACCTGTTAGGAAAATTGCCAATATGGTAAAACTGGCGATAAAGGCTAGAAACAGCCATATAACCCATGCAAACTGTGTATTTTTATACATCGATAGTCTTCTTAATCAAAGCTGTAAACTAATGTAGCACCAAGTTCGGTGTCTACCTTTTCTTTTTCATTTTCTGGCTGCGAATTATAACGGTAAATAAACGCAAACTTCAGCGCAATACCACCAATCACTTGTGTGACTAGCGCAGACTCAGCAAACAATCGGGAGTTTAAACCTGACAGCGATTGCTCAAAACTGACGTCTTGATTAAAGCGGGTACGCTTTGAAACGTTTCTTTCCCACTGCAATGCCATACGCAAAAGCTGGCCTTGCTCGGTTCTATCTTCTTCCGGCTCAAGCTCGATTTCGTTATCCACACGAGAGATAGACATACCGGGACCGATGTCGATATCTACCGTGTTCTTTCGTCCCTCATACACACGATTGCCATAACCTAGCGCAAATGTTGTGGTGTATTCCTTGCCATTAAACCTGTCACGCTCATAGTCGCCGTACATAAAGAACGAGGCGTTATCGTCCCCTAGTTTGTAGTTACCTTGCGCAGAGCCAAAGTAGCGCGACGCAGAGACATCCTCAACATCCGTTTCTGTATTGTGCTCGCGGCGATAAAGGCCATTGAACTTGAATTGATTACGCCACTTGGGGAAATCTTGGTAAAGATTACTTTTTAACTTAAATGACGTGTTTTGCGTATTACCTTTATTAACGATAAAGCCAAATTCAACGTCACCGTACAGCATTTCGCCCTTATGCTTTTGATGAATTTCGTCATCGGGCATTTTGCCATATTCGTGAAAATCTTCGAATGGATCCGTAGCTAAGCTTGGTAGCGAAACCAAGCCAATTGCAAATAAAGCGAAAGTTCTAAAAAACGGCACTGACAACTACTTTCCGGTTATTGCTTCCAAATGATATGACAAAACGGCGCATCTAAATCTCTGCTAATTAGGATCTTTGCGTACACCTGATCTGAGTCATCAAACTCGATACCGACCAAAACCTGAACGAAGTGCTCTGGTTCTGCTTCTTGTTCATAAGCAGTTATGCTCGACCAACTCTCGTCCGGCTCACTTTCTTCAATGAAACCACGATCTTCGCGATGTTCGTTGAACATATTGATATCGTGTTCTTCAAGATTATCAGGGGCCAACTCAAGGAAGATATCATATGCTTGGTGAGTGGCTTCTTCTATGCTACAAAGTCTTGCTGTCATGGACGCTAGCCTGTTGTTTTAAAATTGGCGCAATGATAGCAAAATGAGGTAAAACATAAATACATAGTCGCGATAATCAAACAGAAAATAACGCTAAATGGCGAACAAATTATCAGTAAAAGTTGAATGTTACGTCGCTTTTGAGTTATTACTCTAAAACTATCGCATAAAACCCGCAGGGAGCATCTCATCATGATTTCATTTTCCGAAGCGAACAACATCGCATTTGTGACCTTATCTCGGCCAGAAAAACAAAACGCGCTGTCTGTTGAAATGTTTGTTGGTTTAGATAATGCGATAAAGAAAATTAGAAAAAGCAAATCAATTAGAGCTGTTGTGATCCAAGGAGAAGGCGCACATTTTTGTGCTGGTCTAGATGTAAAAAGCGTACTGAATAAACCTTCTGGGATCATCAAGCTACTTAAAAAATGGTTACCTGGCAATGCTAACTTAGTACAAAGAGTCGTACTCGGCTGGCAAACTTTGTCTGTTCCTGTCATCGCCAAGA
Coding sequences within it:
- the lepA gene encoding translation elongation factor 4, with the protein product MKHIRNFSIIAHIDHGKSTLSDRLIQVCGGLTDREMQQQVLDSMDIERERGITIKAQSVTLNYQAKDGETYQLNFIDTPGHVDFTYEVSRSLAACEGALLVVDAGQGVEAQTLANCYTALEMDLEVIPVLNKIDLPQADPLRVAEEIEDIVGIEALEAVRCSAKTGIGIDEVLEVIVRDIPPPEGEPNAPLQALIIDSWFDPYQGVVSLVRIKNGELRAGEKIKIMSTEQAHQVDKVGIFTPKQTNTGVLRTGEVGFVIAGIKDIHGAPVGDTITMARDSATDRLPGFQKVKPQVYAGMFPISSDDYENFRDALNKLSLNDASLFFEPENSTALGFGFRCGFLGMLHMEIIQERLEREYDMDLITTAPTVIYEVETKHGVVKIDNPSDLPPVNDIIEIREPIVEANILVPQEYLGNVITLCVEKRGMQTKMTYHGKQVALTYELPMSEVVMDFFDKLKSTSRGFASLDYNFKRFEASDMVRVDILFNGDRVDALAIIVHRDGSQTRGRQLAEALRELIPRQMFDIAIQAAIGNHVIARSTVKQLRKNVIAKCYGGDVSRKKKLLQKQKEGKKRMKQLGNVEVPQDAFLAILKVGK
- a CDS encoding SoxR reducing system RseC family protein, producing MIEQTLTVAAIKGATVYLEAQPKPACEGCNGKCGSQVFAKLFGTHKKQFPVDLTESVEIGQKIKLALDDTNVVKHAFYVYMMPLLFAFAGMFIAALVLGLNEPLQILIAFTSAALGLFFARVQGDKLKHQVKVIKIYPISLPITQIDGDCTK
- a CDS encoding MucB/RseB C-terminal domain-containing protein, whose translation is MRALLVVVSVFFSSWLWANESVSAKQLLKDMAEAVHHRNFDASFVVVKGKSMEPYRWLHGNQDGTEFELLSLLNGAGLEMIRIGDKVTYFEPKSEPYTIQTDSIAGPIPEVLFKNIDSLKESYDFVLGGKGRIVDRPAQLVRLEAKDDAKYNYWLWIDTESSLLLKSAYVNQQGELLEQLQLTHISVTETPAEQLLELSQKQFPEAVSGLLKTLENGTKNNWQIGWLPQGFELLKSDRHKLDLNNELADYYLFSDGLVDISVFVQRPLPGQRPSGALSSGATTVYVHNTGAFDVSVVGNIPAMTAKAIAESVKRPL
- a CDS encoding sigma-E factor negative regulatory protein, whose amino-acid sequence is MAQAEKQVTEDLTTSQIFDGDLSLNAETDVRLDEQKFARYALIGDVMRSQKQDTPCIDITSSFAAALEQEQTYSEPAVEQVKETTPKSNVIELSAWRKPFAQVAIAASVSLFAVLGVNTLSTDTTLPAGDALQLQSTPFAGGVSPVSLSTEPALESAAKGIRELQQQRIGALVLEHQRQSRMAYALQQSGENNTAEKQEEKEQ
- the rpoE gene encoding RNA polymerase sigma factor RpoE is translated as MSEQDLDLDIVKRVQQGDKNAFNLLVAKYQNKVAALISRYVANQGDVADVAQETFIKAYRALPNFRGESAFYTWLYRIAVNCSKNYLVALGRKPPANDVDAEEAEFYDGADQLRSNASPENLLLSDEVKAVIFKTIERLPDDLKTAITLREIEGMSYEEIAVIMDCPVGTVRSRIFRAREAIDNNLNPLIGES
- the nadB gene encoding L-aspartate oxidase — protein: MKNTTHHNTDVVIIGSGAAGLSLALSLANHCKVTVISKGALKEGSTLYAQGGIAAVFDKKNDSIESHVEDTLAAGAGLCDRDAVHYTASNAKNCLKWLIEQGVPFDMEVDSKGKERFHLTREGGHSHRRILHAADATGKAVQTTLISQVQLHPKINILEQYNAIDLIKDKHGDSSDIKGVYVYNRKADRVESISAKFVALATGGASKVYLYTSNPDVSSGDGIAMAWRAGCRVANMEFNQFHPTSLYHPELQNFLITEAMRGEGALLKRPDGTRFMPDFDEREELAPRDVVARAIDYEMKRLGANCVYLDISHKDKEFIIEHFPTIYAKCLSVGLDITKEPIPVVPAAHYTCGGVMTDFNGRTDIDNLYAIGEVAYTGLHGANRMASNSLLECIVFAHAAAKDILAKIDNRPEPSKLPDWDESRVSDSDEEVVITHNWHELRLFMWDYVGIVRSTKRLERALRRVELLQQEIHDYYANFRVSNNLLELRNLVQVAELIIRSALERKESRGLHYTIDFPDMAENSTPTVLSPTK
- a CDS encoding protein YgfX — translated: MVLFSCLAFILFLLFPTLWWLVAIVFAVTGYCSWQTVLSRTPKAGTVLMLPKENFIEIQSQTINCKGQLIGATIWFDSQIALKIMDANQAKQQIFLTRQAIPEADWRLLCRTALQAN
- a CDS encoding FAD assembly factor SdhE, with product MVELLPKARVKWACRRGMLELDVILEPFVEQAYDALSDEGKYVFQRLVTCEDPDLFAWFMGHEECPDPELKRMVKLILDRIRV
- the ygfZ gene encoding tRNA-modifying protein YgfZ, producing the protein MSIARAYALPFKVIRISGQDKLSYLHGQVTQDINLIKEDNFMWSGHCSPKGKLWSVSRLTRYQDDYLMLAGVAEAEASLRELKKYGVFAKVDIDFADCEVFGLMTQDSKALATAFGVELSSDASAVDVANGKLLKLADERFVFIAFEGASLPADVEQQSNPAPFIAASILAGEPSLDADHVDEFVPQMVNLQALNGISFKKGCYTGQETVARMRYLGKNKRAMYIVTGNAAERIEEADIELQIEDNWRRGGKVIQQTFDAHSGRYYALAVMPNDTPQDAVLRAKNSPEVSLTIQPLPYSLEDN
- a CDS encoding FKBP-type peptidyl-prolyl cis-trans isomerase — encoded protein: MIIGPNSVVTIHYSVQDKDNNTIDSTFDDEPVIAMLGSGYLIPGLDDALQGKQAGDTFSVTIEPQEGYGERFDELTQAVPKSMFEDMEIEVGMQFRATTDEGDQIVVIIGIEDEEVIVDANHPLSGITLNFDVEVLEVREATAEEVAHGHVHGEGGCGHDH
- a CDS encoding DUF481 domain-containing protein, with amino-acid sequence MPFFRTFALFAIGLVSLPSLATDPFEDFHEYGKMPDDEIHQKHKGEMLYGDVEFGFIVNKGNTQNTSFKLKSNLYQDFPKWRNQFKFNGLYRREHNTETDVEDVSASRYFGSAQGNYKLGDDNASFFMYGDYERDRFNGKEYTTTFALGYGNRVYEGRKNTVDIDIGPGMSISRVDNEIELEPEEDRTEQGQLLRMALQWERNVSKRTRFNQDVSFEQSLSGLNSRLFAESALVTQVIGGIALKFAFIYRYNSQPENEKEKVDTELGATLVYSFD
- a CDS encoding DUF440 family protein; this translates as MTARLCSIEEATHQAYDIFLELAPDNLEEHDINMFNEHREDRGFIEESEPDESWSSITAYEQEAEPEHFVQVLVGIEFDDSDQVYAKILISRDLDAPFCHIIWKQ